ACCACGATCGCGAAAAGAAAAAGGAGAGCAATCGGCAACGGGGGAAAACCCTCCTGCGGCTCCTCCTTTTCACGCATTAACTGGGCGTGGACCTTCTGAACTTCCGGGTCAGAAAGAGGGCTCTGATCGGAACGTGGATGATTGCTGAGTGGAGATGGGAGGTCTTCCATGCCGGATGACAAATAAAATCGATTAGTCTTTTAAGAATAGAAAGTTGCCAAGATAGGACAATCAAATCAATTATGCCCACCATAAAATCTTCTACCCTCCTCAATTCTTCTCAACTCCACTCTCTCAACTCAGTCTTATGATAGGACTTCCGTTTCTACGGTTGATGCTGATTTGCATGACACTGCTCCTTTTCGGGTGCAATTTTGATGCGCGTCAATCTTTTATCGATCCCAAAGGGGTCGTCGCTCAAAACCAATACGATCTGTTCCTCCTTACGGTATGGGTCACTGGATTGATCTTCGCCCTCGTCGGCGGCGCCCTCCTCTGGACGGTCTGGCGCTACCGCGAGAAGAAGACCGACGATCTGAACAGCCTCCCTTCGCAGTCTCATGGGAATCCTCTCATTGAGATTGGGTTGATTGGCGTCTCGGTCGCGCTCCTCGTCGTAATCGCGGTCCCGACCCTCCAGCAGATCTGGTACACCAACGAGATGCCCGAAGACCCGGAAAGCAATCTCGGAGCTTGGTTCGATGGAGAGACCGCGGAAGACACCGACGATGAACCGCTCATCATCGAAGCCCGCGGCTGGCAGTGGTGGTTCTCCTTCGATTACCCGCAACTCGGGATCGTTACCGGAAACGAGTTCGCAATCCCCGAAGGCAAGACCGTCCGCATTGAGCTCCGCGGCGAGGATGTCATCCACTCATTCTGGTTGCCGAAAATCGCTGGCAAGGTCGATATGATCCCCGGCCGCAACAATTTCATGTGGGTCCGCGCAGACGAGCCCGGGTACTATTATGGGCAATGCGCGG
This portion of the Puniceicoccus vermicola genome encodes:
- the coxB gene encoding cytochrome c oxidase subunit II — its product is MTLLLFGCNFDARQSFIDPKGVVAQNQYDLFLLTVWVTGLIFALVGGALLWTVWRYREKKTDDLNSLPSQSHGNPLIEIGLIGVSVALLVVIAVPTLQQIWYTNEMPEDPESNLGAWFDGETAEDTDDEPLIIEARGWQWWFSFDYPQLGIVTGNEFAIPEGKTVRIELRGEDVIHSFWLPKIAGKVDMIPGRNNFMWVRADEPGYYYGQCAEYCGESHAYMQFRARVLPEKEFEEWVAQRRQTPPPPATESWEEFVTLSANDPEALPDTDTVKGARLFFGKGTCVQCHSIDGTFAAGKLGPNLTHVADNGSIAAGWLENINPDGSINREEQLQNFYEWVRRSEDIKPGNLMYHDPNGLQNVDLTDEEVHQIATFLQTLR